A part of Anaerotignum faecicola genomic DNA contains:
- the rplM gene encoding 50S ribosomal protein L13 yields the protein MRTTYIAKEADIVKKWYVIDAEGVTLGRLASEVASILRGKNKPQYAPNADMGDYVIIVNAEKVAVTGKKLEQKMYRHHSGWTGGLKETRLDKMLETHPERVIEHAVKGMLPKNALGRKMFGKLHVYAGAEHPHAAQKPETLEFKF from the coding sequence ATGAGAACTACTTACATCGCTAAAGAAGCGGACATCGTAAAAAAGTGGTACGTGATTGACGCTGAAGGCGTAACACTGGGCCGTCTGGCTTCCGAAGTTGCATCTATTCTGAGAGGGAAAAACAAACCTCAGTATGCACCCAATGCTGACATGGGCGACTATGTTATTATTGTGAATGCAGAAAAAGTTGCTGTTACAGGCAAAAAGCTGGAACAGAAAATGTATCGTCACCACTCCGGTTGGACAGGCGGTCTGAAAGAAACAAGACTGGACAAAATGCTGGAAACACACCCCGAAAGAGTTATCGAGCACGCTGTAAAAGGTATGCTTCCTAAGAATGCTCTGGGCAGAAAGATGTTCGGCAAGCTGCATGTTTACGCAGGCGCAGAACACCCTCACGCAGCACAGAAACCCGAAACACTGGAATTCAAATTCTAA
- a CDS encoding GLUG motif-containing protein, producing the protein MRRRKKTCQSERRRWKVHKGLKKGIAVLAAAVLFCGSAPVDIYAANTVTISTRKDFLRFAKNCTLDSWSAGKTVVLTADIDLGRVNFSPIPIFGGTFEGNGHTISGLNLEQDGSQLGLFRYVAEGGVVKNLKVEGNVTPGGSRSSIGGIVGENNGTITGCSFDGTVEGKDTVGGVVGKNKGEVRECSASGEIHGELSVGGIAGENNGFLAECRNEADVNTEYEEKKQELSDIDTDAAAILEKYRISKENTERSNLTYTDIGGVVGFSDGVVQGCDNYGEVGYPHVGYNIGGVAGRQSGYLLGCDNNAAVHGRKDIGGIVGQAEPYLWLNTSADRLDEVRDNLDILHDMANQLLDDTNGLGDDVEVYLNGMSDHSETASDRAREVKNQLQDFADDNIDEINTWTALLSDTMRKLEDPMNGLSDGIEDLGKNMQDLGDAFSPLKKDLPEIDGLEDVEAQVEKMQRTQRQLAQAVQTLLQEQKALRDAIAAGDQEKVREIMQQITATLQQMMGLQQQLLEEQKKLAGLLADLPDDVKDAADIVQRRLKRTITNAQDALDDIADTTENIADSMRDMSDIISDLANEDPATFVKLGDDFQESSDALFDSMGDISDDLKGLRESLKSGRQTLTADIRSISDQFQKIMNLLFDEIDDLRDGADKDLDDIFIDVSDEEINRTKQGKIASSHNYGEVEGDRNAGGIAGAMSIDLAIDPEDDIAHPKTLSFTYRMKVILQDCINDGKITGKKDCVGGVVGYAESGTVYRCENYAEAESTTGNYVGGIAGFSEGTIRSSYAKGSMSGGQYVGGIAGKGENVYDSCVIATVDGDEKLGVVLGGAEDTDSLRGNYYAEQDLGAVDGISYAGKAEPISYEAMKEISGIPKRFISFTVSFIADGKTVETEEVPYGMETSRIKLPDIPEKKGSFGTWAAFETDTVQGDIKIECAYTPYVTVVSSMEKNESGKMSLALADGDYTDEAELHIFANAEEAAPAQAKGKTVVYDVILEDRDLSDTEKTTLRLLNENKEKVSVWQKNGEDWKELDTKNRGKYVVCKIDGTEGTLCISYEGAAKKTLLFVCMAGIAAVAVIFGAVKLKKGRKQKKQTETEE; encoded by the coding sequence ATGAGGAGAAGAAAGAAAACGTGCCAATCGGAAAGGAGGCGGTGGAAGGTGCATAAGGGACTGAAAAAAGGAATTGCCGTTCTGGCGGCTGCGGTGCTCTTTTGCGGCAGCGCTCCCGTGGATATCTATGCGGCGAATACGGTGACGATTTCTACGAGAAAGGACTTTCTCCGCTTTGCGAAAAATTGTACCTTGGACAGCTGGTCGGCAGGGAAAACCGTTGTGCTGACGGCGGATATTGATTTGGGACGCGTGAATTTTTCACCCATCCCGATTTTCGGGGGCACCTTTGAAGGCAACGGGCATACGATTTCGGGGCTGAATCTGGAGCAGGATGGCTCTCAGCTTGGCTTATTCCGCTATGTTGCGGAGGGTGGCGTTGTGAAAAACCTAAAGGTCGAGGGGAACGTAACCCCCGGCGGCAGCAGAAGCAGCATCGGCGGTATTGTCGGTGAAAACAACGGCACGATTACGGGATGCAGCTTTGACGGTACAGTGGAAGGCAAGGATACGGTCGGCGGTGTTGTCGGCAAAAATAAAGGCGAGGTGCGCGAATGCAGTGCATCGGGCGAAATTCACGGTGAGCTGTCTGTCGGCGGCATTGCAGGCGAAAACAACGGTTTTCTGGCGGAATGCAGAAATGAGGCGGATGTCAATACCGAATACGAGGAAAAAAAGCAGGAGCTTTCCGACATTGATACAGATGCGGCGGCAATTCTGGAAAAATACAGAATTTCAAAGGAGAACACCGAGCGCAGCAATCTGACCTATACGGATATTGGCGGCGTGGTCGGTTTCAGCGATGGCGTGGTGCAGGGCTGCGACAACTATGGCGAGGTTGGCTATCCGCATGTCGGTTATAATATCGGCGGTGTGGCAGGCAGACAGTCCGGCTATCTTCTGGGCTGCGACAACAACGCAGCGGTACACGGAAGAAAGGATATCGGCGGGATTGTCGGGCAGGCAGAGCCGTATCTCTGGCTGAATACCTCGGCGGACAGATTGGACGAGGTACGCGATAATCTGGATATTCTGCATGATATGGCAAATCAGCTTCTGGATGATACCAATGGTCTGGGGGACGATGTTGAGGTTTACCTGAACGGGATGTCCGACCATTCCGAAACGGCGAGCGACCGCGCAAGAGAGGTCAAGAATCAGCTGCAGGATTTTGCGGATGATAATATTGACGAAATCAATACATGGACGGCACTGCTTTCCGATACCATGCGAAAGCTGGAGGACCCGATGAATGGTCTGTCGGATGGAATCGAGGACTTAGGCAAGAATATGCAGGATTTAGGCGATGCTTTTTCTCCGCTGAAAAAGGATTTGCCTGAGATTGACGGTCTGGAGGATGTGGAAGCGCAGGTAGAGAAGATGCAGCGGACACAACGGCAGCTTGCGCAGGCGGTACAGACGCTTTTGCAGGAGCAGAAGGCGCTCAGGGATGCCATTGCCGCAGGCGATCAGGAAAAGGTACGGGAAATCATGCAGCAGATTACGGCAACCCTGCAGCAGATGATGGGATTGCAGCAGCAGCTTCTGGAGGAGCAGAAGAAGCTTGCAGGGCTTCTGGCGGATTTGCCGGATGATGTGAAGGATGCGGCGGATATTGTGCAGAGAAGACTGAAAAGAACCATTACCAACGCGCAGGATGCCTTGGATGATATTGCTGATACAACGGAAAACATTGCGGATTCCATGCGTGATATGAGTGATATTATTTCGGATCTGGCGAATGAAGATCCGGCAACCTTTGTGAAGCTGGGGGATGATTTTCAGGAATCGAGCGATGCGCTGTTTGATTCCATGGGAGATATCTCGGATGATTTGAAGGGGCTGCGTGAGTCTCTGAAAAGCGGCAGACAGACCCTGACGGCGGATATCCGCAGCATAAGCGATCAGTTCCAGAAGATTATGAATCTGCTGTTTGACGAAATAGATGATTTGCGGGATGGCGCGGATAAGGATTTGGATGATATCTTTATTGATGTTTCCGATGAGGAAATCAACCGCACGAAGCAGGGAAAGATTGCGAGCAGCCATAACTACGGCGAGGTTGAGGGCGACCGCAACGCAGGTGGTATTGCGGGTGCGATGTCGATTGACCTTGCGATTGACCCGGAGGATGATATTGCACATCCAAAAACATTGAGCTTTACCTATCGCATGAAGGTGATTTTGCAGGACTGCATCAATGACGGCAAGATTACAGGTAAGAAGGACTGCGTCGGCGGCGTGGTCGGCTATGCGGAAAGCGGTACGGTATATCGTTGTGAAAACTACGCAGAGGCGGAAAGCACAACAGGCAATTATGTCGGCGGCATTGCAGGCTTCAGCGAGGGCACGATTCGCAGCAGCTATGCCAAGGGCAGCATGAGCGGCGGACAATATGTCGGTGGTATTGCCGGCAAGGGCGAAAATGTATATGATTCCTGTGTCATTGCGACTGTAGACGGGGACGAAAAGCTAGGCGTTGTGCTGGGCGGTGCGGAGGATACCGACAGCCTGCGCGGTAATTATTACGCAGAGCAGGATTTAGGTGCAGTGGACGGCATCAGCTATGCAGGAAAGGCGGAGCCGATTTCCTATGAGGCTATGAAGGAAATCAGCGGAATTCCCAAGCGCTTTATCAGCTTTACCGTAAGCTTTATTGCGGACGGCAAAACAGTGGAAACCGAGGAGGTGCCTTACGGCATGGAAACGAGCCGCATCAAGCTGCCGGATATTCCCGAAAAGAAGGGGAGCTTCGGCACATGGGCGGCGTTTGAAACCGATACCGTACAGGGCGATATCAAAATCGAATGTGCATATACGCCTTATGTTACGGTTGTTTCCAGCATGGAAAAGAACGAAAGCGGTAAGATGTCCCTTGCGCTGGCGGATGGTGACTATACCGATGAGGCAGAGCTGCATATCTTTGCAAATGCGGAGGAAGCGGCACCTGCGCAGGCAAAGGGCAAGACGGTTGTGTATGATGTGATTCTGGAGGACAGAGACCTTTCCGATACGGAAAAAACCACCTTGCGTCTTTTGAATGAGAATAAGGAGAAGGTTTCCGTTTGGCAGAAGAACGGCGAAGACTGGAAGGAATTAGATACGAAGAATCGTGGGAAATATGTGGTCTGCAAGATTGACGGTACGGAAGGTACGCTTTGCATCAGCTACGAGGGTGCAGCGAAAAAGACGCTGCTGTTTGTCTGCATGGCAGGCATTGCGGCGGTTGCTGTGATTTTCGGTGCTGTGAAGCTGAAAAAGGGCAGAAAGCAGAAAAAGCAGACAGAAACAGAAGAATAA
- a CDS encoding DUF554 domain-containing protein has product MIGLGTLINVGAIIIGGLLGLFLGRNVKVRYQDILMIAVGICVLMLGIGGTMEQMLSITDGGLASGGSMMLIITMAVGALAGEWMNIEKKMEQFGVWLKKKTGSNGDNAFVDAFVTTSLTVCIGAMAVVGAIQDGIYGDYSILAAKAILDLIIVFIMTASMGKGCILSAIPVGIFQGLVTLLARLIEPFMTEAALSNLSFVGSVLLFCVGVNLVWGKKVKVANLLPAILLAVLWSFAPWA; this is encoded by the coding sequence ATGATTGGTTTGGGAACACTTATCAATGTTGGCGCGATTATCATTGGAGGCCTGCTGGGGCTGTTTCTGGGACGAAACGTGAAGGTGCGCTATCAGGATATCCTTATGATTGCTGTTGGGATTTGTGTGCTGATGCTTGGCATTGGCGGCACAATGGAGCAGATGCTTTCGATTACGGATGGAGGGCTTGCCAGCGGCGGTTCTATGATGCTGATTATTACCATGGCTGTTGGCGCTTTGGCAGGCGAATGGATGAATATTGAGAAAAAGATGGAGCAGTTCGGTGTCTGGCTGAAAAAGAAAACCGGCAGCAACGGGGATAATGCCTTTGTGGATGCCTTTGTAACGACATCGTTGACGGTCTGCATCGGCGCAATGGCAGTGGTCGGGGCGATTCAGGACGGGATTTACGGCGATTACAGTATTCTGGCGGCAAAGGCAATCCTGGATTTGATTATTGTATTTATCATGACGGCTTCGATGGGAAAGGGGTGCATCCTTTCTGCGATTCCTGTTGGAATTTTTCAGGGACTGGTAACGCTTCTGGCAAGGCTGATTGAGCCCTTTATGACAGAGGCGGCATTGTCAAATCTTTCTTTTGTCGGCTCAGTGCTGCTGTTCTGTGTCGGAGTAAATCTGGTCTGGGGCAAAAAGGTGAAGGTAGCGAATCTGCTGCCGGCGATTCTGCTTGCGGTGCTGTGGAGCTTTGCGCCTTGGGCATAA
- a CDS encoding response regulator transcription factor, translating to MKNGKYCILIADDEKEIRDILRLLLEGEGYAVLTAEDGREAIAEAAAEVDLYILDVNMPEVSGFPAAAEIRKHFDAPIVFLTAYSTESDKVMGFSVGADDYIVKPFSNMELLMRVKAILRRSSGAKVPVVTEEIPFADLILDTESRSVSRQGEMIPLTYTEFQILELLVTHKKKIYSLENIYQSIWGEDAVGDSAIMVHIKNIRKKLGDDSRNPKYIKTAWGRGYYVDQ from the coding sequence ATGAAGAACGGGAAATATTGTATTTTGATTGCAGATGATGAAAAGGAAATTCGGGATATTTTGCGGCTGCTGCTGGAGGGCGAGGGCTATGCGGTGCTGACTGCGGAAGATGGCAGAGAAGCGATCGCAGAAGCGGCGGCGGAGGTTGATTTATATATTCTGGATGTGAATATGCCAGAGGTATCTGGATTCCCTGCGGCGGCGGAAATTCGCAAGCACTTTGATGCGCCGATTGTTTTTCTGACGGCGTATTCTACAGAATCGGATAAGGTGATGGGCTTTTCTGTCGGGGCAGATGATTATATCGTAAAGCCGTTTTCCAATATGGAGCTGCTGATGCGCGTGAAGGCGATTCTGCGGCGAAGCAGCGGTGCAAAAGTACCTGTGGTGACAGAGGAAATTCCCTTTGCGGATTTGATTCTGGATACGGAGAGCCGCTCTGTTTCCAGACAGGGGGAAATGATTCCGCTGACCTATACGGAGTTTCAGATTCTGGAGCTTCTTGTGACGCATAAAAAGAAGATTTATTCCCTGGAAAATATCTATCAAAGCATCTGGGGAGAGGATGCCGTTGGCGACAGTGCGATTATGGTGCATATCAAAAATATCCGCAAGAAGCTGGGGGATGATTCCAGAAACCCGAAATATATCAAGACGGCGTGGGGACGGGGGTATTATGTTGACCAATGA
- the truA gene encoding tRNA pseudouridine(38-40) synthase TruA, which produces MKRILLTIAYDGTNYSGWQKQKDEAVITVEGELTKALRLLFRNPALECVGASRTDAGVHALGQRAVIDVETSIPAEKIPLAIRSFLPADIVVTKAEEVAETFHPRFDCVKKTYEYRFWNAPAKNPKERLYSAYVQKPLDVERMNEGAKAFLGTHDFAAFCAAGAQVSTTVRTIFDCHVEKQGESVRILVTGDGFLYNMVRILAGTLLAVGMGRLEPKAVAAIIAGKDRRAAGQTAEPQGLTLLEIFYDEKDLYEAAKN; this is translated from the coding sequence ATGAAACGGATTTTACTGACAATCGCATACGATGGAACGAATTATTCCGGCTGGCAGAAGCAGAAGGATGAAGCGGTGATCACTGTGGAAGGCGAACTGACGAAGGCTTTGCGGCTGCTGTTCCGCAATCCTGCGTTGGAGTGCGTCGGCGCAAGCAGAACGGACGCAGGCGTGCATGCCTTGGGGCAGCGTGCGGTGATTGACGTGGAAACAAGTATCCCGGCGGAGAAAATCCCTCTGGCGATTCGCTCCTTTTTGCCTGCGGATATTGTGGTGACAAAGGCGGAGGAAGTTGCAGAGACATTTCACCCACGGTTTGACTGTGTGAAAAAAACGTACGAATATCGTTTCTGGAATGCGCCTGCGAAGAATCCGAAGGAACGGCTCTATTCCGCCTATGTGCAGAAGCCGTTGGATGTGGAACGGATGAACGAGGGGGCAAAGGCATTTCTCGGAACGCATGATTTTGCGGCATTCTGTGCGGCAGGCGCGCAGGTTTCGACCACAGTGCGGACGATTTTTGACTGTCATGTGGAAAAGCAGGGAGAGAGTGTGCGGATTCTGGTGACGGGGGACGGCTTCCTTTACAATATGGTGCGGATTCTGGCAGGGACGCTGCTTGCGGTCGGCATGGGAAGGCTGGAGCCAAAGGCGGTTGCCGCAATCATCGCAGGGAAGGACCGCCGCGCCGCAGGGCAGACCGCGGAGCCGCAGGGCTTAACCCTTCTGGAGATTTTCTATGACGAAAAAGACCTGTACGAAGCAGCGAAAAATTGA
- the rpsI gene encoding 30S ribosomal protein S9: MAAARYYGTGRRKSSVARVYLVPGNGKITINKRDIDEYFGLETLKLIVRQPLELTETAAKFDVIVNVCGGGFTGQAGAIRHGISRALLQADGDYRPSLKKAGFLTRDPRMKERKKPGLKAARRAPQFSKR, from the coding sequence ATGGCAGCAGCTAGATATTACGGCACAGGCAGAAGAAAATCTTCCGTAGCTAGAGTATACCTGGTACCCGGCAACGGTAAAATTACAATCAATAAAAGAGACATCGACGAATATTTCGGTCTGGAAACACTGAAACTGATCGTTCGTCAGCCTCTGGAACTGACAGAAACAGCAGCAAAATTTGACGTTATCGTTAACGTTTGCGGCGGTGGCTTTACAGGTCAGGCAGGCGCAATCAGACACGGTATCTCCAGAGCACTGCTTCAGGCAGATGGTGACTACAGACCTTCTCTGAAAAAAGCAGGCTTCCTGACAAGAGACCCTCGTATGAAAGAAAGAAAGAAACCGGGTCTGAAAGCAGCAAGACGCGCACCTCAGTTCTCCAAGAGATAA
- a CDS encoding energy-coupling factor transporter ATPase has product MSIQLNHLTHVYNEGTTFEKVALNDVTLEIQTGEFIGLIGHTGSGKSTLIQHLNGIISPSSGEILLDGENIHKDKAKLKEVRRRIGLAFQYPEYQLFEMTVYKDVAFGPTNLGLSAEQIHENVVAALNIVGIDETFYEKSPFELSGGQKRRVAIAGVLAMNPEVLILDEPTAGLDPKGRDEILAAIHKLHEERGITVILVSHSMEDVARLVDRIIVMHKGKVAMTGTPREIFSHPMELEQMGLAAPQVSYVFAKLKEKGYDVPTDIYTVEEARDALLKLVKQVKA; this is encoded by the coding sequence ATGTCAATTCAATTAAATCATTTGACACACGTTTACAACGAAGGCACCACCTTTGAAAAAGTGGCATTGAACGATGTGACACTGGAGATTCAGACGGGCGAATTTATCGGCTTAATCGGGCATACCGGCTCAGGAAAATCCACGCTGATTCAGCATCTGAACGGCATTATTTCTCCTTCTTCGGGTGAAATTCTGCTGGACGGCGAAAATATCCATAAGGATAAGGCAAAGCTGAAGGAGGTGCGCAGACGGATTGGTCTGGCGTTCCAGTATCCTGAATATCAGCTGTTTGAAATGACAGTATATAAGGATGTTGCATTCGGCCCGACGAATCTGGGGCTGTCTGCGGAGCAGATTCATGAAAATGTGGTTGCGGCATTAAATATTGTAGGAATTGACGAGACGTTTTACGAAAAATCTCCGTTTGAGCTTTCCGGCGGGCAGAAGCGCCGTGTGGCAATCGCAGGCGTGCTGGCAATGAATCCGGAGGTGCTGATTCTGGATGAGCCTACCGCGGGGCTTGACCCCAAGGGCAGAGATGAAATTCTGGCGGCAATCCACAAGCTGCATGAGGAAAGAGGAATTACGGTTATTCTGGTGAGTCACAGTATGGAAGATGTGGCAAGACTGGTAGACCGTATTATCGTGATGCACAAGGGCAAGGTTGCTATGACAGGTACGCCCAGAGAGATTTTTTCTCATCCCATGGAGCTGGAGCAGATGGGACTGGCGGCACCGCAGGTTAGCTATGTTTTTGCAAAGCTGAAGGAAAAAGGCTATGATGTGCCGACGGATATTTATACGGTTGAGGAAGCAAGGGATGCCTTGTTAAAATTGGTAAAGCAGGTGAAAGCATGA
- a CDS encoding energy-coupling factor transporter transmembrane component T family protein, which translates to MIRDITIGQYYPAESAIHKMDARLKLMITFVFIVTLFLVNTFVGYVFVIACMGLTIRASKVPFKFMTRGLKSIIVIILFTVVINLFMTQGEHVLLRVGFLRVTMEGVLLAAKMCVRLVLLIIGSSVLTLTTTPIQLTDAIEYILKPFKRIGVPAHEIAMMMTIALRFIPTLLDETDKIMKAQQARGADFDTGNLIQKAKSLIPILVPLFISAFRRAEELAMAMEARCYHGDEHRTRMNVMTMKSSDYRAAVMAAVYTVVIIGLRFVAKAVPFII; encoded by the coding sequence ATGATTAGAGATATTACAATCGGTCAGTATTATCCTGCGGAATCTGCCATTCATAAGATGGACGCAAGGCTGAAGCTGATGATTACCTTTGTTTTTATTGTAACTTTGTTTTTGGTGAATACCTTTGTGGGGTATGTGTTTGTTATTGCCTGCATGGGGCTGACAATTCGGGCATCGAAGGTGCCGTTTAAATTTATGACACGCGGTTTGAAGAGTATTATCGTTATTATTCTTTTTACGGTGGTCATCAATCTGTTCATGACGCAGGGGGAGCATGTTCTGCTGCGCGTGGGCTTTTTGCGGGTGACAATGGAGGGGGTACTTCTGGCGGCGAAAATGTGCGTCCGTCTGGTGCTTCTGATTATCGGTTCCTCTGTGCTGACATTGACGACAACGCCCATTCAGCTGACAGATGCCATCGAATATATTTTGAAGCCCTTCAAAAGAATCGGTGTGCCTGCGCATGAAATCGCAATGATGATGACGATTGCGCTACGCTTTATCCCGACACTGCTGGATGAAACGGATAAGATTATGAAGGCACAGCAGGCGAGAGGTGCCGATTTTGATACGGGCAATCTGATTCAGAAGGCGAAATCCTTGATTCCCATTCTGGTGCCTTTGTTTATTTCTGCATTCCGCAGAGCGGAGGAGCTGGCAATGGCGATGGAAGCAAGATGCTACCATGGGGATGAACACCGCACGAGAATGAATGTGATGACAATGAAAAGCAGCGATTACCGCGCGGCAGTGATGGCTGCGGTCTATACAGTTGTGATTATCGGGCTGCGGTTTGTGGCAAAGGCAGTGCCGTTTATTATTTAA
- a CDS encoding efflux RND transporter permease subunit, producing the protein MTKEHGKKKNRLEGIARFIVEKRKAIYLIYILLAIFCCFSAGWVSVDNTLTDYLADDTETSRGLKRMDEEFITYATAEVMVDNISYADAEVLCDTLEDIEGVKSITFDDTTKHYVDGAALFSVTFDGENDDPLCEESLHKIETEMQDYDAYISAELGNTKAETIAKEINVVMVLTCGIILAVLLFTSRTYMEVPVMIMTFGAAAILNKGSNFMFGEISFVSDSIAIVLQLALAIDYAIILCHRYMEERESSEPMDAVVAALCKAIPEISGSCLTTLSGLAAMAFMHFQIGLDMSMVLIKAIILSILSVFTLMPGLLYSFSSKIDSTHHRNFVPNITGFTNVVIRLRHVTPIIFVVCLIASFLISQNCPYVYSYEHLTTYTKNDSQIAEEKIKDTFTASNILALLIPSGDYEKEQQLAEELEAMPEVDTVTSLATTEAEEKDGETLRLGDKMTPRELAEFADIDIELVDLLYTAYAVDQEEYGHIVGGIDHYGVPLIDMFEFIYDEIQDGAVSLDAEQQKDLDDLYDELTDGKDQLNSGKYSRLVMDLNVSQESEETFAFLDKARQTAQNYYGDDVLLVGNATSNFDLSATFGEDNTLISILSIVFVMIVLLLTFQSAGVPFILILVIQGSVWMNFTYPTLRGTPIFFMSYLVVSSIQMGANIDYAIVITNRYMELRQKMPKIEAMKQSLNLAFPTIFTSGSILAAAGTAIGFLSSDGAISGIGICLGRGTLLSILLVMGILPQLLLLGDFIIDKTSFKKPERKEKKANEEENEEKKENVPIGKEAVEGA; encoded by the coding sequence GTGACGAAAGAGCATGGAAAGAAGAAAAACAGACTGGAAGGTATCGCCCGTTTTATTGTAGAAAAACGCAAGGCGATTTATTTGATTTATATTTTACTGGCGATTTTTTGTTGCTTCTCCGCAGGATGGGTTTCGGTAGACAACACGCTGACGGACTATCTGGCGGATGATACGGAAACGAGCCGCGGCCTCAAGCGGATGGATGAGGAATTTATTACCTATGCAACGGCGGAGGTTATGGTGGATAACATTTCGTATGCCGATGCGGAGGTGCTTTGTGATACTCTGGAGGATATCGAAGGGGTGAAATCCATCACCTTTGATGATACAACCAAGCATTATGTGGATGGGGCGGCGCTCTTTTCCGTTACCTTTGACGGAGAGAACGACGATCCGCTTTGTGAGGAGTCCTTACATAAAATCGAAACGGAAATGCAGGACTATGATGCGTATATTTCTGCGGAGCTGGGCAACACCAAGGCGGAAACCATCGCGAAGGAAATCAATGTTGTTATGGTGCTGACCTGCGGCATTATTCTGGCGGTACTGCTGTTTACCTCCCGTACCTATATGGAAGTACCCGTTATGATTATGACCTTTGGCGCAGCGGCGATTCTGAATAAGGGGAGCAACTTTATGTTCGGGGAAATCTCCTTCGTTTCGGACTCCATTGCGATTGTATTGCAGCTTGCGCTGGCGATAGACTATGCGATTATCCTATGCCACAGATATATGGAAGAAAGAGAGAGTAGCGAGCCGATGGATGCCGTTGTTGCGGCGCTTTGCAAGGCAATTCCCGAAATTTCCGGCAGCTGCTTGACAACGCTTTCCGGCTTGGCTGCGATGGCATTTATGCACTTCCAGATTGGTCTGGATATGAGTATGGTGCTGATTAAGGCGATTATTCTGAGTATTCTGTCTGTATTCACGCTGATGCCGGGTCTTTTGTATTCCTTCAGCAGCAAAATCGACAGCACACATCACAGAAATTTTGTGCCGAATATTACAGGCTTTACGAATGTTGTCATTCGCCTGCGCCATGTAACACCGATTATTTTTGTAGTTTGCCTGATTGCGTCCTTTCTGATTTCGCAGAACTGCCCTTATGTATACAGCTATGAGCATCTGACGACCTATACGAAGAATGATTCGCAGATTGCGGAGGAAAAAATCAAGGATACTTTTACGGCATCGAATATCCTTGCACTGCTGATTCCCAGTGGGGATTATGAGAAGGAGCAGCAGCTGGCGGAGGAACTGGAGGCAATGCCGGAGGTGGATACGGTTACGAGCCTGGCGACCACAGAGGCGGAGGAAAAGGACGGCGAAACCCTGCGTCTGGGGGATAAGATGACACCCAGAGAGCTGGCGGAATTTGCCGATATTGATATTGAGCTGGTGGATTTGCTGTATACGGCGTATGCGGTGGATCAGGAGGAATACGGGCATATCGTGGGTGGTATCGACCATTACGGGGTACCTCTGATTGATATGTTTGAATTTATTTATGATGAGATACAGGACGGCGCAGTTTCTCTGGATGCGGAGCAGCAGAAGGATTTAGATGACCTGTATGATGAGCTGACAGACGGGAAGGATCAGCTGAACAGCGGAAAATACAGCCGTCTGGTTATGGATCTGAATGTATCGCAGGAGAGCGAGGAAACCTTTGCTTTTCTGGACAAGGCAAGACAAACGGCGCAGAATTATTATGGGGATGATGTGCTTCTGGTCGGCAATGCGACAAGCAACTTTGATCTTTCCGCAACCTTTGGGGAGGATAATACCCTAATCAGCATCCTTTCTATTGTGTTTGTTATGATTGTTCTGCTCCTGACGTTCCAGTCGGCGGGGGTTCCGTTTATTCTGATTCTGGTTATCCAGGGCAGTGTATGGATGAACTTTACCTACCCGACTCTGCGCGGCACGCCTATTTTCTTCATGAGCTATCTGGTTGTTAGCTCAATTCAGATGGGTGCGAATATTGACTATGCGATTGTTATCACAAACCGTTATATGGAGCTGCGTCAGAAGATGCCGAAGATTGAAGCAATGAAGCAGTCGCTGAATCTGGCGTTCCCGACGATTTTCACCTCAGGGAGTATCCTTGCGGCGGCAGGCACGGCAATCGGGTTCCTTTCTTCGGATGGTGCGATTTCCGGTATCGGTATCTGCTTAGGCAGAGGGACACTGCTTTCTATTCTGCTGGTTATGGGAATTTTGCCGCAGCTTTTGCTGTTGGGTGATTTCATCATTGATAAGACCTCCTTCAAGAAGCCGGAGAGGAAGGAAAAGAAGGCGAATGAGGAGGAAAATGAGGAGAAGAAAGAAAACGTGCCAATCGGAAAGGAGGCGGTGGAAGGTGCATAA